From a single Armatimonadota bacterium genomic region:
- a CDS encoding PAS domain-containing protein, producing MSVLFQNQIGPGMAKVLSMGALGKSDEEIASTLGMTAAGVAEHWRNLDQVFHPSIREGSLRALAGEPMGQEIAFEDLKALVLYEAAERHRYERLFEQAKAGVGLALRSSDSSKRNEFGASQQVKVSYLSNLMETMPMAVYRVEGQPPFRILFAFGSAGAKGWSDEDFTSGKIQVLDLMHPEDLPIVIAGMESHAKAGREFSSFQYRFREPEGGYRWELDAVRTHYAADGSVESYTVVTTNITDLVESGKWPTKSACTWPQAMLV from the coding sequence ATGAGCGTGCTCTTTCAAAACCAGATTGGTCCCGGAATGGCGAAGGTCCTCTCAATGGGCGCTCTTGGCAAGAGCGATGAGGAGATCGCCTCGACTTTGGGAATGACTGCCGCCGGCGTCGCCGAGCATTGGAGGAATCTCGACCAGGTGTTCCACCCCTCCATAAGGGAAGGCTCTTTGCGCGCCTTGGCCGGCGAGCCGATGGGGCAGGAAATCGCCTTCGAAGACTTGAAGGCTCTGGTGCTTTACGAGGCTGCTGAGAGGCACCGATATGAACGCCTATTCGAGCAGGCAAAGGCGGGCGTGGGCCTCGCGCTTCGCAGCAGCGACTCCAGCAAGCGGAATGAGTTTGGTGCGAGCCAGCAGGTGAAGGTCAGCTACCTTTCGAACCTGATGGAGACGATGCCGATGGCCGTCTACAGGGTTGAGGGACAGCCTCCGTTCCGGATCCTCTTCGCCTTCGGCTCCGCCGGCGCCAAGGGCTGGAGTGATGAGGATTTCACGTCTGGGAAGATCCAAGTGTTGGATCTGATGCATCCAGAGGATTTGCCAATCGTGATCGCCGGAATGGAGAGCCACGCGAAGGCGGGGCGCGAGTTTAGCAGCTTCCAATATCGGTTCCGAGAACCTGAAGGCGGCTATCGTTGGGAGCTGGACGCCGTGCGCACCCACTACGCCGCCGACGGAAGCGTGGAGAGCTACACGGTCGTGACCACGAACATCACCGACCTGGTCGAGTCCGGAAAATGGCCCACAAAGTCGGCCTGCACGTGGCCCCAAGCGATGCTGGTGTAG
- a CDS encoding phytanoyl-CoA dioxygenase family protein codes for MLEETQRADASQLAESYRREGFVIVRGLLSKREVQEYLAHFMALRESGFDPGENSETRLLSDDPLRLWPRFMHPHRRDPKSLSLLLDPRIRAVLRSVLGEDALAAQTMFYFKPPGSRGHALHQDQYFLRVDPGTCHACWVALDPADEDNGGMRVVPGMGDLPLMCVKQADPSQSWSQITIPLPDDAKAVELQLNAGDALFFNGWTPHGSSTNTSADRFRRSFIAHYVPSSARQVSAWYQPLLNFEGREVTREVSPQGGPCGVWTEDDGKLSLSMIDPDFEQPKKEHE; via the coding sequence ATGCTCGAAGAGACCCAGCGTGCCGATGCCAGCCAGCTTGCAGAATCGTATCGCCGTGAGGGCTTCGTGATTGTCCGAGGTCTTCTCTCGAAACGGGAGGTGCAGGAATACCTGGCCCACTTCATGGCGCTCAGGGAATCGGGCTTTGACCCCGGTGAGAACAGCGAAACCCGGCTGCTCTCGGACGATCCGCTTCGCCTGTGGCCAAGATTCATGCACCCGCACCGGCGTGATCCCAAGAGCCTGAGCCTGCTCCTCGACCCGCGAATCCGAGCAGTGCTCCGATCGGTTCTCGGTGAGGACGCGCTGGCCGCGCAGACCATGTTCTATTTCAAGCCGCCCGGCTCGAGGGGCCACGCGCTGCATCAAGATCAGTACTTCCTGAGGGTGGATCCAGGAACCTGCCACGCGTGCTGGGTTGCTCTCGATCCGGCGGATGAGGACAACGGCGGCATGCGCGTGGTCCCCGGCATGGGCGACTTGCCGCTGATGTGCGTCAAGCAGGCGGACCCTTCCCAAAGCTGGTCCCAAATCACCATCCCTCTGCCCGACGATGCAAAAGCCGTCGAGCTTCAACTCAATGCCGGCGATGCCCTCTTCTTCAACGGCTGGACCCCGCACGGCAGCTCGACCAACACCAGCGCCGATCGCTTCCGCCGCAGCTTCATTGCTCACTACGTCCCGAGTTCAGCTCGCCAGGTTTCGGCGTGGTACCAGCCGCTGCTGAATTTCGAGGGCAGGGAAGTCACCCGCGAAGTAAGCCCCCAAGGCGGTCCATGCGGCGTGTGGACCGAGGACGACGGAAAGCTCTCACTCTCCATGATCGACCCTGACTTCGAACAGCCCAAAAAGGAGCACGAGTAA
- a CDS encoding PIN domain-containing protein, which yields MIALDTNILVYAHRGDMPFHTEALSTLRRVLEGGEPWALPYQVLHEFYSIMTNPRLFADPTEPSVAIGAILELLRCPQTVLLSETGNYFPVLQKVLWGGDVRGGKVHDARIVALCLCHGVDEIYSADRDFSRFTGFIRITNPCARETPS from the coding sequence GTGATCGCTCTTGACACGAACATTCTCGTATACGCCCACCGCGGCGACATGCCGTTCCACACCGAAGCGCTGAGCACGCTCAGACGGGTCCTCGAAGGAGGCGAGCCTTGGGCGCTTCCCTACCAAGTGCTCCATGAGTTCTACTCGATCATGACGAACCCGCGCCTATTTGCAGACCCGACGGAGCCAAGCGTGGCCATCGGCGCCATCCTGGAGCTGCTAAGGTGCCCCCAGACCGTCCTCCTGTCGGAGACGGGCAACTACTTCCCGGTCCTCCAGAAGGTCTTGTGGGGAGGCGACGTTCGGGGCGGAAAGGTGCACGATGCGCGCATCGTGGCGCTATGCCTTTGCCACGGCGTGGACGAAATCTACTCGGCAGACAGGGACTTTTCACGGTTCACGGGGTTCATCCGGATCACCAATCCGTGTGCGCGTGAAACACCATCGTGA
- a CDS encoding CofH family radical SAM protein — translation MTTVLSGKTDSQRLDAIGGIVQGGGRISPEDALFLLENADPLSLSALATLRRQQLAPDPVVTYVVGRILNYTNVCWVRCKFCAFYRVPNHAEGYTLTEDEILDKVRHTVETAREMRESGESGSEPISQPSQLSPSSPPLPSSSPAESVEILFQGGLNPKLKIDWYEDIFRKIKAAYPEVILHALSPAEAIYISHISKLTLKDCLTRLKAAGLHSIPGAGGEILVDRVRKIIAPYKDTTDEWLECMRTATSLGLKSTASMMFGHVETLQDRVEHLTRIRDLQDECAPFRAFVTWSFQPEDTQLPISQKASSWDYLRTLAVSRIFLDNFVNIQLSILTQGPKVAQIGLRYGANDFGSIMIEENVVSAKGNKFIITAREFEKLIRGAGFEPRRRNTRYELIG, via the coding sequence ATGACGACAGTTTTGTCAGGTAAGACGGACTCCCAGCGGCTCGATGCTATCGGCGGGATCGTTCAGGGCGGCGGCAGGATTTCTCCAGAAGATGCCCTCTTTCTTCTAGAAAACGCCGATCCGCTGTCCCTCTCTGCCCTGGCCACCCTGCGCCGCCAACAGCTAGCTCCCGATCCGGTCGTGACCTATGTCGTCGGCCGAATCCTGAACTACACCAACGTGTGTTGGGTGCGCTGCAAGTTCTGCGCGTTCTATAGAGTCCCCAATCACGCGGAAGGCTACACGCTCACCGAGGACGAGATCCTTGACAAGGTCAGGCACACGGTGGAAACGGCTAGGGAAATGCGTGAGAGTGGTGAGAGTGGATCCGAGCCTATCTCACAACCCTCACAACTCTCACCATCCTCACCACCTTTGCCGTCCTCATCCCCGGCCGAGTCCGTCGAAATCCTCTTCCAGGGCGGACTGAACCCCAAGCTCAAGATTGACTGGTACGAAGACATTTTTCGCAAGATCAAGGCGGCTTACCCCGAGGTCATCCTCCATGCGCTCTCTCCCGCAGAAGCCATCTACATCTCTCACATTTCAAAGCTCACCCTGAAAGACTGCCTTACTCGCTTGAAGGCTGCAGGGCTTCACTCCATACCTGGCGCCGGCGGCGAGATCCTAGTAGACCGTGTGCGGAAGATCATCGCGCCTTATAAGGACACGACCGACGAGTGGCTGGAGTGCATGCGTACCGCGACTTCCCTTGGCCTCAAGAGCACGGCAAGCATGATGTTTGGGCACGTGGAAACGCTTCAAGATCGGGTCGAGCACCTCACCAGGATACGGGACCTTCAAGACGAATGTGCCCCATTTCGGGCGTTCGTGACTTGGAGCTTCCAACCCGAAGACACGCAACTACCCATCTCCCAAAAGGCCTCATCCTGGGATTACCTTCGCACCTTAGCGGTATCGCGTATCTTTCTGGATAACTTTGTCAATATCCAGCTTTCGATTCTGACCCAAGGGCCAAAGGTCGCTCAGATAGGGCTCCGCTACGGAGCAAACGACTTCGGATCCATCATGATCGAAGAAAACGTGGTTTCGGCCAAGGGAAATAAGTTCATCATCACCGCCAGAGAGTTCGAAAAACTCATTCGTGGCGCCGGATTCGAGCCAAGACGTCGAAACACTCGTTACGAACTGATTGGGTGA
- a CDS encoding acylphosphatase gives MPTRRMVVSGRVQGVGFRDYTLRCADQYEVLGEVWNRLDEWVEVIAQHPDPVVLDLFREQLLFGPGRVDSVSDEDYDPAPEYDGFRISFIV, from the coding sequence ATGCCCACGCGGCGAATGGTTGTGAGCGGGAGAGTGCAAGGAGTGGGATTCCGCGACTACACCCTACGCTGTGCGGACCAATACGAGGTGCTTGGCGAAGTGTGGAACCGGCTCGACGAGTGGGTCGAAGTCATCGCGCAGCATCCCGATCCCGTGGTTCTGGACCTCTTCCGCGAGCAGCTCCTTTTCGGCCCAGGAAGGGTGGACTCCGTTTCGGACGAGGACTACGATCCCGCCCCGGAATACGACGGATTCCGCATCAGCTTCATCGTCTGA
- the murJ gene encoding murein biosynthesis integral membrane protein MurJ — MSTQQAPTVARASLIMAASLLLSRILGVLRDQVMVWSFGRNEFTDAYRWSYSIPDLLFFLVAGGALSSAFIPVFSEYLHTDRKDEAWKVFSVVTTLMSVIVIGFVVFAWVFAYPLTYAVAPGSDADPVRELIATMSRIVLPAQFAFFIGGLMFGALYSHQRFTVPGLGPNVYNLGIIFGALVISQFVTPGVVGMSWGALIGATIGSFLVPLVALRAVNPEFRPSLDLSHPGVKKVMKLMLPVILGLSLPGVYGLIMQAFSSYYGKGTATAMDLSNKLMQAPLAVFGQSLAIAVFPTLSMHFAQKEMDKYASQLASTLRTVIYISVPVSALMIVQSPDIVAVLFQYGKRFGASDTAVVASCLQLFGVGVFAWCLHPVLMRGFFAIQNTVTPIAIGTATTAVFLGLCFGLRLTSLSYLSLPLASSVSAILLAVMLLGVLNRRIEEFDLKGITATFFKSSGAGLAMGLVLWMGALVVPRGEGLGHNALSLVRLFVFGLSGVWVYYGITRRLAMPETAYLDRTLAKLNRKRGA, encoded by the coding sequence GTGTCCACGCAGCAAGCACCGACCGTCGCGCGCGCCAGCCTGATCATGGCAGCGAGCCTCCTCCTTTCCCGGATTTTGGGGGTGCTGCGTGACCAGGTGATGGTCTGGAGCTTCGGGCGCAACGAGTTCACCGACGCCTACCGCTGGTCCTATTCCATTCCCGACCTGCTGTTTTTTCTGGTTGCAGGAGGTGCGCTTAGCTCGGCGTTCATACCGGTCTTCAGCGAATACCTGCACACCGACCGGAAAGATGAGGCCTGGAAGGTGTTCTCGGTCGTGACCACGCTCATGTCGGTGATCGTGATCGGGTTTGTCGTCTTCGCGTGGGTCTTCGCCTACCCGCTCACCTACGCGGTGGCACCTGGCTCGGACGCCGATCCGGTTCGTGAGCTGATCGCCACGATGAGCCGGATCGTACTGCCCGCCCAGTTCGCGTTCTTCATTGGTGGACTCATGTTTGGGGCGCTCTATTCGCATCAGCGCTTCACCGTTCCAGGGCTGGGGCCCAACGTCTACAACCTGGGAATCATCTTTGGCGCGCTGGTGATCAGCCAGTTCGTGACCCCTGGCGTGGTGGGCATGTCGTGGGGCGCGCTGATCGGAGCGACGATCGGGAGCTTTCTGGTGCCGCTGGTCGCCCTTCGCGCCGTGAACCCAGAGTTCAGACCCTCACTCGACCTCAGCCACCCAGGCGTGAAGAAGGTGATGAAGCTGATGCTTCCGGTCATCCTTGGGCTCTCGCTTCCGGGGGTTTATGGGCTGATCATGCAGGCTTTCAGCAGTTACTATGGCAAAGGCACGGCAACGGCGATGGACCTCTCGAACAAGCTGATGCAGGCACCGCTCGCAGTGTTCGGACAATCGCTGGCCATCGCGGTCTTCCCCACGCTCAGCATGCACTTTGCGCAGAAGGAGATGGACAAGTATGCGTCGCAACTCGCCTCAACGCTGCGCACCGTGATCTACATCTCGGTCCCGGTCTCGGCTCTGATGATCGTCCAGTCACCCGACATCGTCGCGGTTCTTTTTCAATACGGAAAGCGGTTCGGCGCATCGGACACCGCGGTGGTGGCCTCCTGCCTTCAGCTCTTTGGGGTCGGCGTGTTCGCCTGGTGCCTGCATCCGGTACTGATGCGCGGGTTCTTCGCGATCCAGAACACGGTGACGCCGATCGCCATCGGAACGGCCACGACCGCAGTGTTTTTGGGGCTTTGCTTTGGTCTCCGGTTGACCTCCTTGAGCTACCTCTCACTGCCCTTGGCGAGCTCCGTCAGTGCGATTCTGCTTGCTGTGATGCTTCTCGGAGTCCTTAACCGACGAATCGAGGAATTCGACCTTAAGGGGATCACGGCCACGTTCTTCAAGAGTTCGGGGGCGGGGTTGGCGATGGGCTTGGTCCTATGGATGGGCGCTCTTGTAGTGCCTCGAGGCGAAGGCCTCGGCCACAACGCGCTGTCTTTGGTGCGGCTGTTTGTGTTTGGGCTAAGTGGCGTCTGGGTGTATTACGGCATCACGCGCAGGCTGGCCATGCCCGAGACGGCGTACCTGGACCGGACCCTGGCGAAGCTCAATAGGAAGCGGGGCGCATAG
- a CDS encoding glycosyltransferase, whose translation MKPGITLATIVRNEARCLERCLSSLSGLATDVVLVDTGSTDGTQEIGRANGARIIEIEWPNAFDAARNVALDAVETEWTLWLDADEWLVEGAVDAIKRAILNDLAFGFTLIRRDLLPDGAHGEQSLFRLWRTHPEVRFAGVIHEHLPDEALMAAYPGQKLMNTDIPFWHDGFRQEVSEAKLRRNLPLLEREVELRPGQYYYRIELANTLVKLGDPRGQILLDELADELVSLQHLDEPPSNTLDQFLASYLTGLPDVELRSRRADVLILLCKGWFPRSPWALSVAAQTEIRRGNLHGALSTLQDLERLAASGKYDRSTTVHPMLLGEALYTNLALVAHQLGRVDLARLNYERLLKLDPQNPLARENLATLRR comes from the coding sequence TTGAAGCCCGGCATCACTCTTGCCACCATCGTCCGCAACGAGGCGCGTTGCCTTGAGCGCTGCCTGAGTTCCTTGAGTGGGCTTGCCACCGACGTCGTCCTCGTCGATACCGGCTCCACCGACGGCACCCAAGAAATTGGCAGAGCCAACGGCGCCCGGATCATCGAGATCGAATGGCCAAATGCCTTCGACGCCGCCCGAAACGTCGCGCTCGATGCCGTCGAGACCGAGTGGACCCTGTGGCTCGACGCGGACGAGTGGCTTGTGGAGGGTGCGGTGGACGCCATCAAACGGGCGATCCTGAACGACCTGGCGTTTGGATTCACACTCATCCGTCGAGACCTTCTACCCGACGGAGCCCACGGCGAGCAAAGCCTGTTTCGTTTATGGCGGACCCATCCGGAGGTTCGGTTTGCCGGGGTCATCCACGAACACCTGCCGGACGAGGCGCTGATGGCCGCCTATCCGGGCCAGAAGCTGATGAACACCGACATCCCGTTTTGGCACGACGGCTTTCGGCAGGAGGTTTCCGAAGCCAAGCTAAGGCGGAACCTGCCCTTGCTGGAGCGCGAGGTTGAGCTTCGGCCCGGGCAGTATTACTACCGCATCGAGCTGGCGAACACCCTTGTCAAGCTGGGGGACCCGAGGGGGCAGATCCTCCTGGACGAGCTTGCCGACGAACTCGTTAGCCTCCAGCATCTCGACGAGCCGCCTTCCAATACCTTGGACCAGTTTCTGGCCTCCTATCTCACCGGTCTGCCCGATGTGGAGCTTCGAAGCAGACGGGCCGACGTCCTCATCCTTCTGTGCAAGGGTTGGTTCCCTAGGAGCCCCTGGGCGCTCAGCGTCGCCGCTCAAACTGAGATCCGACGTGGCAACCTCCATGGGGCCCTTTCCACCCTTCAGGACCTTGAACGCCTTGCAGCGTCGGGGAAATACGACCGCTCCACGACGGTTCATCCGATGCTGCTGGGTGAGGCGCTTTACACCAACCTCGCGCTTGTGGCGCACCAGCTCGGGCGGGTCGATCTTGCGAGACTGAACTACGAAAGGCTCCTAAAGCTCGACCCCCAGAACCCGTTGGCACGAGAAAACCTGGCGACGCTCAGACGATGA